GCATGGACGAGCAAGAGTTCCATCTCCTGGGCAGAGAGGGCGTGTTCGACGGAGTCACCGACTTCGCGTACGTGCCCCGTGACGCCCTGGCCCACATCGCCTCCGGCGTGGGAGGCCGCTTCGCCCTGGCAGGAGCGAAGTGCGAGCGCAGACTCCCCGCCCGCTACGGCCCCGCGCCGGAGGTTCCCGTCGAGCACCGCGGCAGCGGCGGCTGCGCCCGCCAGGTGCGCAACTTCGCCGCCGCGGACGTCTTCGCGTGCGACCGGCTCATCGCCGTCGAGGTGATCACCCCCGGCGGCAACTGGTCCTCGTACCCGCCGCACAAGCACGACGAGGACGTGCCCGGCGTCGAGTCCCGGCTGGAGGAGATCTACTACTTCGAGATCGAGGGCCCGAACGGTTTCGGCTATCAGCGCGTATTCCCTTCCCGTGAGGGCGGTTCGGACGTCCTCGCCGAGGTCCGCACCGGCGATGCCGTCCTCGTCCCCGACGGATGGCACGGTCCGTCCGTCGCCCAGCCCGGCCACGCCATGTACTACCTGAACGTCATGGCCGGGCCGGGCCGGGACAGGCAGTGGCGGATCCGCTTCCACCCCGGACACGAAGAGAGCACAGGGGGATACCGATGACCTCGACGACGAGGCTGACGGTCGCGCAGGCGCTGGTGCGGTTCCTGGCCGCCCAGCACACCGAACGGGACGGCGCGCGACAGCGGTTGATCGGCGCCACCTGGGGCATCTTCGGGCACGGGAACGTCGCCGGGATCGGTCAGGCACTCGTCGAGTACGCGGACGTGATGCCCTACCACCAGGGCCGCAACGAACAGGCCATGGTGCACGCGGCG
The window above is part of the Streptomyces sp. NBC_01428 genome. Proteins encoded here:
- the iolB gene encoding 5-deoxy-glucuronate isomerase; this translates as MSGPGAGLHVPRGTAADAHYALDIDPARAGWTHSALRIVELAPGGTHTFTTGDSEWIVLPLAGGCTVRTKDGMDEQEFHLLGREGVFDGVTDFAYVPRDALAHIASGVGGRFALAGAKCERRLPARYGPAPEVPVEHRGSGGCARQVRNFAAADVFACDRLIAVEVITPGGNWSSYPPHKHDEDVPGVESRLEEIYYFEIEGPNGFGYQRVFPSREGGSDVLAEVRTGDAVLVPDGWHGPSVAQPGHAMYYLNVMAGPGRDRQWRIRFHPGHEESTGGYR